GCGAGCCTCGTGGTGAGGTTGTCGCGGGCCTCGTTGGAGGTCGCTGCCTTCTTGTGCTCGATGGTGACGTTCGGGTTGAGCTCCTCGTACTCCGTGAAGAGTTCCTCGTAGCCGAATTCGTTGAACGTGCCGACGGACAGGGTGACGTCCTCGGTGCCGGTCTCGCCTTCGACGCCGGCATTGTCCGATCCGCCGGATCCGCAGGCGGTGAGGGCCAGGGCGAGGCATGCCGCCGCGGCGGAAAGTGCGGTGATACGTGCTCTGCTGTGCACGGATGACTCCTTTGTCAGGGTTGGATCCCACCGCCGGGTGCAGCGGGGTCTGGGTGGTGCTTCCTGGGCGCGGTATCCGGACGGGACGCGGCTGGGGCCCTTGATCGGGCCTGTGCCAGGACTGGAGTGGCGGTGGTGGGCTCCGGGAGCACCCGGAACCCACCGCCGGTGCGAGTGGGTGTTCACAGCCCGAGGTCGGGATCCGACCGGGAGATCAGTTCCGATGGGAGCGCTCTCACGCTGTCGCACCATCCTGACTGTGACCCACGGCACTGTCAAGTGGGAGCGCTTCCACGGCCCGGGAATTCCCACTGCTCACATCATCGCCGCAGGTCAGAAGCTACCTGCAGGGCTCCGCGTGATCCGATTGTTATCCGGAGCCCGTCCCCGGGAGCAACGGACGCACCGCTAGAGTGACGGACGACCACCCCCTTTCCCGAACCAGGAGCACCTCCCCGATGTCGCACGAACCCTCCCCCTGGACCATCGTTCTCGGCGAACTCGACGAGAAGATGGGCGTGGTGATCCTGGAACAGTCGGTCGAGCGTGTCGTGGCGACCATGCCGGTGGCCGGCAACCGCCAGTCGTTCGGGCTCCTGCACGGTGGCGCCTCGCTGGCCGTCGGTGAGGCCGTCGGCTCGTGGGCCGCGGTGATCCATGCCTCGACGCTCGGCAAGACGGCCGTGGGCGTGGACGTCTCGGCGACACACCACAGGGGCGCCCGGGAGGGGACGGTCACCATCACGGCGACACCGCTTCACCTCGGCCGCACCCTCACCACCCACGAGGTGCTGCTCACCGACGAGGCGGGGCAGCGGCTGTGCACACTCCGCATCACCAATCTGCTCCTCGACAGGCCCATCCCGGCCGCTAGCGTGGAGGGATGACACCAGCCCCCTCGCCGTCCGGGTTCCGCGTGCTACGCCTCGCCGTCGTCGCCCTCGCCGCGAGCGCGATGCTCGGAGGCGCGGCCGGCCCGGCGGCGGCCGAGCCGGAGGTCCCCCTGTCCTATGTCGCCCTCGGTGACTCCTACGCCTCGGGATTCGGCGCCGGGTCCTACACCGGCAGCTGCGGCCGGTCCCCGTTCGGCCTGCCCGGCCTGCTCGATGGGGAGGAGCAGGTGGAACTGACCGCCGACGTCACGTGCGCCGGCGCGCGAGCCGCCACGGACCCCGGTGGGGCCGTCGACCTGCCGGAGCAGCTGGCGGAGGTCGTCGCCTCCGGCGCGCTGTCCGGTGAGACCGGACTGGTCAGCATCTCGGCCGGCGGGAACGACGCCGGGTTCGGCGAGGCTGCCTCGGCCTGCGCCTCGCAGCCGGCCGCGACCTGTGCGGAGGTGATCGCCTCGAAGAACACGACGGCGTTGCCCGCGCTGGCGGCCGACCTCGACGCGCTCTACGGGGAGATCCGTGCCGCGGCGCCCGACGCCACCGTCCTCGTCACCGGGTACCCGCACCTCTTCTCGCCGGAGTTCGGGAACGCGCTCATCCCCCTGGCCTCCCAGGAGGCGTT
This genomic interval from Arthrobacter agilis contains the following:
- a CDS encoding hotdog fold thioesterase gives rise to the protein MSHEPSPWTIVLGELDEKMGVVILEQSVERVVATMPVAGNRQSFGLLHGGASLAVGEAVGSWAAVIHASTLGKTAVGVDVSATHHRGAREGTVTITATPLHLGRTLTTHEVLLTDEAGQRLCTLRITNLLLDRPIPAASVEG
- a CDS encoding SGNH/GDSL hydrolase family protein, with protein sequence MTPAPSPSGFRVLRLAVVALAASAMLGGAAGPAAAEPEVPLSYVALGDSYASGFGAGSYTGSCGRSPFGLPGLLDGEEQVELTADVTCAGARAATDPGGAVDLPEQLAEVVASGALSGETGLVSISAGGNDAGFGEAASACASQPAATCAEVIASKNTTALPALAADLDALYGEIRAAAPDATVLVTGYPHLFSPEFGNALIPLASQEAFNAGTDELNAVIQDRAAAHRFVFVDAVRAFEGHGLGSPAPWITLRAEATDNLHPTAEGYRDGYYSAVRNAVDLDRPRC